Proteins found in one Oryza glaberrima chromosome 4, OglaRS2, whole genome shotgun sequence genomic segment:
- the LOC127770022 gene encoding putative F-box protein At3g16210, with protein MPKATRGRRTRGGRRAAARSVPEELLWEILVRLPAKDLLRCRAVCRSWRRLATSADFLLTHHRLQPSLPLVSFRRPISRLSREVTDASVETFDLRHSPPWRRPVLAFNDYNQRHDFTIYASCDGLLLLTLANHRFYICNPATRQWTILPGLTGGTVDALYLHRPSAEVYCPACVIRVNEAILDSRDYFCQ; from the exons ATGCCCAAGGCCACGAGAGGAAGACGGACGCGGGgcgggcgccgcgccgccgcccgcagcgTCCCGGAGGAGCTCTTGTGGGAGATCCTCGTCCGCCTGCCGGCGAAGGAcctcctccgctgccgcgcGGTCTGCCGCAGCtggcgccgcctcgccacctCTGCCGACTTCCTCCTCAcgcaccaccgcctccagccgTCGCTCCCGCTCGTCTCCTTCCGTCGCCCAATCAGCCGGCTCAGCCGCGAAGTCACCGACGCCTCCGTCGAAACCTTCGACCTCCGGCATTCCCCACCATGGCGCCGCCCGGTTCTCGCGTTCAACGATTACAACCAGCGCCATGACTTCACCATCTACGCCTCCTGCGACGGTCTCTTGCTCCTGACCCTCGCCAACCACCGCTTCTATATCTGCAACCCGGCTACGCGGCAGTGGACTATACTTCCGGGCCTCACCGGCGGTACAGTCGACGCGCTGTACCTGCATCGCCCGTCTG CCGAGGTGTATTGTCCTGCCTGTGTCATCAGAGTCAATGAAGCCATTCTTGACTCGAGGGATTATTTCTGCCAATGA